One window from the genome of Tachypleus tridentatus isolate NWPU-2018 chromosome 11, ASM421037v1, whole genome shotgun sequence encodes:
- the LOC143232729 gene encoding uncharacterized protein LOC143232729 isoform X2 translates to MVMCFAKRRNRYAYLIKLAGGCSLICALLCVVITVTTTVIHMNRLQTLHKCVYTPKAKTCTCVSAIADPGTSSESHRFVFNNTPNCDVVHGSLSTSLRVLFGLSVVGILICIFSAMLVYQLLSHEKKKLYWEQLELRRRFIYARHTNHPVCSCYEDMYPWPLWEMLDYRFLSAHHFNSGPLTEEESPSQATRILENSGQGQSSSQRNSSWSWLPWPWHGAAERMLHTRGSVSNMRNSFMRRLISREIWREDTTSPSTSTPHESPLRPDSPQTSPWRTNTGHIFHPNVRTAAGQQRFGARSRPTGSTRPLVTHRRTRSNDGVFHHLQMNSSARYSPSFVPAESYEIPRHMWGPPPPYSHPPSTENVSGLQTGLGNTGQHCFLPGRETINLNSTVVTVESQVHEPETNGAASSSSKMSTPLSERRLMCHFSSSDGITLTISNNLLNICNQSDDCELDEDKRDNSCIVEMDVPYIVQKEDIMFNTLPTRSSKKKDLNPFKSLSNIPLCLSKKLNEMNLEKHCSGNLAFIESCCKVEDVLHYSVEDFSKFQEIENTICDKLTYKTFSERHLYDEDSQHISTDSSPTSLSFQATFVELPSDFKSSVMIATSPSTPVTENVTLTDKMYAQSMPNLSISNSPTAADIFFQVPSSGNTSTSQDFADFDLDEESSPLDFDSPSSDATSAPSLPEDEQHFYGSNHLLCNHPKIPKNEHNFDCDESQLPTKMRCNLPCPPTFTASGRILTADKSQTSMKEITEQQGCLSCPESEAVSENRGFLNHGLVEPKYLSTAFRSSQTFPSSSEGGCYASDNIPALLTVSPRDRTESFVVTIKSVNV, encoded by the exons ATCAAATTGGCAGGAGGATGTTCCTTAATTTGTGCTCTCTTGTGCGTGGTCATCACTGTGACTACAACAGTTATCCACATGAACAGGCTACAAACTCTTCATAAATGTGTTTACACTCCAAAAGCTAAAACTTGCACTTGTGTGTCAGCTATAGCAGATCCAGGCACATCATCAG AGTCTCATcggtttgtgtttaacaatactCCTAACTGTGATGTTGTCCATGGAAGTCTGTCAACAAGTCTACGTGTTTTGTTTGGCCTCTCTGTTGTTGGAATTCTCATCTGTATTTTCTCTGCCATGTTAGTTTATCAACTTTTAAGCCAtgagaagaaaaaattatattggGAACAG ctGGAATTAAGAAGAAGGTTCATTTATGCTCGCCACACAAATCATCCAGTATGTAGTTGTTATGAGGACATGTACCCATGGCCTTTATGGGAAATGTTGGATTATCGTTTCCTTAGTGCTCATCACTTTAATTCTGGACCTCTCACAGAGGAAGAATCTCCATCACAAGCAACACGTATACTGGAAAACAGTGGTCAAGGACAAAGCAGTAGTCAACGAAACTCAAGCTGGAGCTGGCTTCCTTGGCCATGGCATGGTGCTGCTGAAAGAATGCTCCATACCCGTGGCTCTGTCAGCAATATGAGAAACAGTTTCATGAGGCGACTAATCTCAAGAGAAATATGGAGAGAAGATACAACATCCCCTTCCACATCTACCCCACACGAGTCCCCTTTGCGACCAGATTCACCTCAAACTTCTCCTTGGAGAACCAACACTGGTCACATTTTTCATCCTAATGTGAGAACTGCAGCAGGTCAACAACGTTTTGGTGCTCGCTCAAGACCAACTGGTTCGACAAGACCATTAGTAACACACAGAAGAACTCGCTCAAATGATGGAGTATTTCACCATTTACAGATGAACTCATCAGCTCGCTATAGCCCCTCCTTTGTCCCAGCTGAAAGTTATGAAATTCCTAGACACATGTGGGGACCACCACCTCCTTATTCTCACCCACCTTCAACAGAAAATGTTTCAGGCTTACAAACTGGTTTAGGGAACACTGGACAGCATTGTTTCCTACCTGGTCGAGAAACTATCAATCTAAACTCCACAGTGGTAACTGTGGAATCTCAAGTTCATGAACCTGAAACAAATGGTGCTGCATCCAGTTCTTCCAAAATGAGCACACCACTGTCAGAGAGAAGATTAATGTGTCACTTTTCATCATCTGATGGCATCACGCTGACAATAAGTAATAACTTGTTAAATATCTGTAACCAGAGTGATGATTGTGAACTAGATGAAGATAAACGAGATAATTCATGTATTGTTGAAATGGATGTACCGTACATTGTTCAAAAAGAAGACATAATGTTTAATACTCTACCAACTAGAAGCTCAAAGAAAAAAGACTTAAATCCATTCAAATCTCTGTCTAATATTCCTTTGTGTTTATCAAAGAAACTTAATGAAATGAACTTAGAAAAGCATTGTTCTGGTAATCTTGCATTTATTGAATCATGCTGTAAGGTTGAAGATGTTTTACATTATTCTGTGGAGGACTTCTCTAAGTTTCAGGAAATTGAAAATACAATCTGTGATAAACTGACgtataaaacattttcagaaagACACTTGTATGATGAAGACAGTCAACATATTTCAACAGATTCTTCCCCAACCTCTTTAAGCTTCCAAGCAACATTTGTAGAACTTCCTTCAGATTTTAAGTCTAGTGTAATGATAGCCACTAGTCCTTCTACTCCAGTAACTGAAAATGTAACCCTTACTGATAAAATGTATGCCCAATCAATGCCAAACCTTAGTATATCAAACTCTCCCACAGCTGCAGACATATTTTTTCAAGTACCTTCAAGTGGAAACACTTCAACTTCGCAAGATTTTGCAGATTTTGATTTAGATGAAGAAAGTAGCCCTTTAGATTTTGACAGCCCTTCATCTGATGCAACATCTGCACCTTCTCTTCCAGAAGATGAGCAACATTTTTATGGAAGTAACCACCTATTGTGTAACCATCCAAAAATTCCTAAAAATGAGCACAATTTTGACTGTGATGAAAGTCAATTACCCACAAAAATGAGATGTAACTTACCCTGTCCTCCTACATTTACAGCATCTGGTCGAATCTTAACAGCAGATAAGAGTCAAACGTCCATGAAGGAAATTACTGAACAACAAGGGTGTCTTTCTTGCCCAGAATCTGAAGCTGTCAGTGAGAACAGAGGATTCTTAAATCATGGCTTAGTTGAACCAAAGTACTTATCCACAGCTTTTAGATCTTCTCAAACATTTCCTAGTTCCAGTGAAGGTGGATGTTATGCCAGTGACAACATCCCAGCCTTGCTTACAGTCTCTCCAAGAGACAGAACAGAGAGTTTTGTTGTAACAATCAAAagtgtgaatgtttaa